Proteins encoded by one window of Manihot esculenta cultivar AM560-2 chromosome 10, M.esculenta_v8, whole genome shotgun sequence:
- the LOC122721183 gene encoding auxin-responsive protein SAUR68-like, with protein MINAKKLLKLAKKWQKMAAMRRRRITLPQTFGSIDSNSCSTSTVAEKGHFVVYSADEKRFLLPLEYLNNEMIKKLFNMAEEEFGLQTKGPLVLPCDSDLMEYTIALIKRKASRDLERALLVSIGSSYCSSSSHFQHQATTHQLPICSF; from the coding sequence ATGATCAATGCCAAGAAGCTTCTAAAATTGGCAAAGAAATGGCAGAAGATGGCTGCTATGAGGCGAAGAAGAATCACGTTGCCACAAACCTTTGGAAGCATTGATTCAAACAGTTGCAGCACATCAACAGTGGCTGAGAAAGGCCATTTTGTAGTGTATTCTGCAGATGAAAAACGTTTCCTTCTTCCCTTGGAATATCTTAACAATGAAATGATCAAAAAGCTATTCAACATGGCAGAAGAAGAGTTTGGATTGCAAACCAAGGGGCCACTCGTACTGCCTTGTGACTCAGACCTTATGGAATATACAATTGCTTTGATCAAACGGAAAGCCTCCAGAGATTTAGAGAGAGCATTGCTGGTGTCAATAGGAAGCAGTTACTGCTCATCATCTTCACATTTCCAACATCAAGCAACAACCCATCAACTACCAATTTGCAGCTTCTGA